The following DNA comes from Musa acuminata AAA Group cultivar baxijiao chromosome BXJ1-4, Cavendish_Baxijiao_AAA, whole genome shotgun sequence.
TCTCATCATGCTTGTGTCACTGTTTGGTCAGACACTGACACTGTCTGACCCTCCTCGGCTCCACCGCTGCTTCCACCATTTTTGTTTTTTGGGTCCGGAAATGTATCACCTTGCCCTGTGAGACACGTTTTGGTAATGGTTGGTGTAAACAATTTTATGCCGTGGTCTCGGGCCAACGCGACTTGAtcgggggtccgaatgacggggatctCACGTGGCGTCCCTCGAGATCCCTCAGTGGCCGATCACGGCGGTCCGGTCGGGATGTCGTGTCGGGAGGAAAGCTTTTGCCGCGGCACCGGGAAGAGGTGACCCGTTCtctcacctgcacacaggtcaggtcggaagctcggcccgacccctccgacgattaagtcaGTGGATGCGGAAGGGATTTTTGTATGAAGAGGTGCCCCCATTCATTTAGAACtctgagggtatttataggtaagtttagtgttacctgatgtgcccgccTGTAGGAGcacgatcgtacctctgatggcgtccgacgtCGTCGTTGGTGTTGCGcggagaaccgaactgccgcaaggtatgggcgagcctcggtcatCGTCCTCCTCTGTCTCGGCCAAGCGTGCGGGGTCAGGCAACAataaagtcgttgtctgagagcagATGACGTCGGAGCACGTCGAGTCGATATTATTATCCTCTTCCTCGGGCAGAGTGTCGTCCAGacgtggctgacgtcgtggcgcatcatgtcgccattattaccctcatcggtAATAGCAATAAAAAGTCATGCCATCTTCTAATCATCAACGCCCTTAATTTGACTGTCAGTCTTTTCTACAAATACATAGctccatgttttatgaaaatgttATGttatttaatttagtttaaagatCAATTAGAAGTCCAAGAATTGTTGAGTAATACTCTACAATTTAAAGGCTAGAAACCATCTCTTGAATTGTTCGAAATCATTGCGGATAGCTCTACTCTTTGCAGGATGATGGCTCGAGATTGATTTATCGTTAGAGATCATGATTGATTGACGATGTATGATTACGAGATATTAGTGTAAAATAATCTTTCAATCCGAAATCTTAGCTGTGAAAAGATATGTGCATTGGACATCAGATATGTTCCTCATGCGTTAACATCAGACTGCCACTACCGTGTCATACAAACGGAAGGGGGTCAGTGGTACCGGCGGTGCTTTGTCTCCCCGACCCTGGTGGTCTACGTCCCTGTTGTGTCCTTCCCTTCCCTGCAACCTCAACTCTTTCCCATGCACCCTTCACCCGGTCAAAGCTTCTCCTGTTAAGTTCTTCTCGTCCGCCTGTCCCCACACCACGCCTCTCCCCCCATCCCAAGGCTTCCGCACCAACGGTCTCATCTCCCTTTCACTCACCTTTCTTTTCCttgtccatctctctctctctctctctctctctctctatttttgtTCATCGTATTCTGTATTTTCCTTCTCTGTTTTTCTCCGGAACAAAACAGTTTGCTGGGCTTTATCCTCGGCCATTCCCAGTGTGCTCCAGTCATCGCTCAGGTATTAAAAATATGGAGGCAGCGGCTGACACAAGGACTATAAACATGGAATAAATGCGCCCATCGCTCGAAAGCAGCCACAACAACAAGAAGTGAATCTCTACTCTCTTCGATAATTTCCATCGGTGGTCTTCCTGTTACTCCAGTCCCTTTTGTCTTCACCCGTTCGCCCTCTCTCGCACTCTGCTTCCCTCTCCCACAGATGCGGACCATCATGGCCAGAAGCCCCAGCGAGTCCTTCTCCTTCTCTAAGAGGCACTTCCAGTGGATAGCTGGCAAGGGTGGTGACGACAAAAGGCAAGAAGGAGGGAAGGCGGAGGAGGAGACGTTTACTTTCTCCACCATCGCCTCGTCTTGCGATGATAATGCGCCGATGAAGGTAGAGGTAGCTCCGCCTCCCGCGAGGAAGAAGGGGCCGTCACCGTCCGCGGCAGCGGCGGCAGTCTCTAGGTTGCGGTCGGTGCTGGCAGCGGCAATCGCCGGCAGACATCGACCGGTGGGCATCGGGCCCCGCGTGACGGGCACGCTATTCGGGCACCGCCGCGGCCACGTCTACTTCGCATTCCAAGTCGATCCGCGCGCTTGCCCGGCGGTGCTGATCGAGCTCACCACGCCCACGAGCACGCTGGTCAGGGAGATGGCCTCCGGGCTGGTGCGGATCGCGCTGGAGTGCGAGCGGCGGGCCGGCGGCGGAAAGAAGCTGCTGGAGGGGCCACTGTGGCGTGCGTACTTCAACGGCAAGAAGTGCGGCTACGCGGTGCGCCGAGAGTGCGGCCCGGCGGAATGGAGGGTCTTGCGGGCGGTTGAGCCGGTGTCGACGGGCGCCGGCGTGCTCCCTGGCGACGGCGGAGCCTACGGGGAGATGATGTACATGAGGGCAAGGTTCGAGCGGGTGGTAGGTTCCAAGGACTCCGAGGCCTTCTACATGATGAATCCCGATAACAGCGCCGGCCCCGAGCTCAGCATATACCTGCTCAGAGTCTAAACAAGCTATTTCTTTCTCGGGAGGATCTTCTTGTCACTTCATTCATTGTCTTCCTCGATCTCCTTCTCACCTTCGTCTCCTACTAGTAATAATTAAGTCCTTTGTGGTTGCTCTCATCCTGGTCTGCttattttccttctcttcttctgctgGCAATGCTTCAGAGCATATCGGTTACGTATTTTTATCGTATGCATGTATAGGCTTTGTAATTTCACGTTCTTGGAGAAGAGGATCGACGTAATAGAAActcttcattattattattattatggtcatTCACAATGTAATTCCATTAACCCCTGTGACTATGATGTCTTCATATCGCTGTAGTGATCGTGCCTGTTGTTATAACTCGAGCATCGCTTGCAATGGCCGAGTATGGAACGATGACGCAGTGGAACACGCTAAAACCGGGAGGTGCCTGCGAGTTGTCTTTTCTAGTAGCCCAGCCTCACATAACGGGTGTGGAAGTGACAGTGGGTGACCGAGAGGAGGTACCACTCTTCCCGGTGGATGATGCCGTGATGGAACTTGAAGTGATGTGCGTGCATATTGTTTAGGGTCCATAGCTCTCCTACAGGACGAGTCAGGAAAACATTCTGCTTTGCTCTTATCTTTTTCTTTAGATTAAAGCATGCTTGGCCATCGCGTGACTACTCTCAGTATAATATTAATACCCTTAGGAGGATCGATCGGGAAACATTAGTGTTGTTGCTTGGGAATTGGAACTATCTAAATGAGTCTGTGGTTctctcataattgatgaatctggcAACAGGAAGCTTTGAGTGATCTCAAGGAACAATGTTTAGCTTTTGGTAAATCCCAGAAGAGAGATCTTACAAGGTGGCTTTTCACTTTAATTTGTCTCGAGAGATCCTCTCCATCTTCGATCCTTTACTTTCTGGCTTGCTCCCAGACTTTGCCTTTAAATAATTCAGCTTTCAGGCTTAAGAAGGTCTCAATTGGCTCTTGGTGGGGAGAGAAAACCAAGAACTACTACTAAATTTGATTCTGGTGCCGGAGCAGATCCAGGAACAGCCATATTTAGACGCACAACTGACAGAAGATTAAGAAATAAGATCTATAAGGACAATGGAAAGATTGTGATGCAAATTAAAGGGAATGAAACCTTGATGATTAAGAATGGAAAGACCTCCGGATACAGGGACTACTCCAAGCTCTCTGGATCCGAAGCAATGGAATGTAGTTCTGCCACACAAGTAGAACGATGCAACTTGTGTGCACCGCAAGCCCATTTCCCAAGGGAAGAGAAGACAGCAAGCACCAAAGAAACACTGCATCTGGGACCAGAGTCCTCGTTGCTTAAATCCTTAGGAGGGAGGCCCTAGACCCGGTCAAGGAAAGCGGAAAAGCTAAAGGCAAGGGGACACGATCTCTGTTGCTTTGGGAATTTGAGCTCTCGTTCAGGTTTGTCAtcccgaggagagagagagagagattgcagaCAGTGTTGGTGACAGCTGGGACAGGGAAATTTTGGTCCGATTGCCGCATCGATCGCCgagcctcggggggtgtggggggAGGAAGTCCATGAGGCTCACCTCGTCGGCTGCTGTGGTTCAAAGCTAAAGAATAAAGAGGCTTGTGATGGGAACCCTTTTCAATCTTGGCATCATGAAACTCCTATCATCGTCATTATTATCACGACAACCTTAGGAATCATCTTCCTTAGGAAGGAGCTTTCGCCATTAATGGCCAAGCGAGATCTTGTACTGCAGTGACTTGACTTGTTTGTTGCATCCACGGCAGCAGTGTGTCAGAATGGTGTAAGAACGATGGAGACGTTAACATGAGCATGCATGAACAACGTGATATCTGCTGAAATAAAATTCATACAAAACAATGTCGTCAAATACCTATTTTGTGAGCATTTACAAATAGGAGTCATTAATCGGCCCACCTCATACCATTTATTGTACCATCGATGAATCAGACGTCTCTCTACCTAGTGGAGCATAATAATGAATTGGCATTCTCTCGCCAATCCCTTCACCTACTGCACATTCAGTAGTTTCATACTCACAATCTCATCGCCATGTTTTTCTTTGTTAGTGTCAAAAATAATTCTTAATTTCATGTGATACTGATTTGATTCTTCATTCTAATCTTGCTTTCTTAGAAACAAACTCCACAGCaacaagacaaaaagaaaatgaatCAAATTCAAAGAGATTAGATGCAAATGCGTTCGTTCTTGGAGATGCCCTTCTCATCATCGTGTTGCTACAAGGATTGATTACATGAGTGATTGCCCACTGAATTTAGTCATATCACTCAAACTCTTTAAGCTTGAACTTGTTACACGCGTAGATCTGATGCTTAGTCGAAAGACAAGAGCCAAGTCAGCTCCATCATCCTCTGCTACGCAGATGAACAAAATGATGCATCATCATTGTGACACTGGACGAAGGGTCCTTTCCTAAAGCCATCACCGTATCCAAAAAGCAATAGAAAATGCACCAAAGTAAAACTATTCTGCACATTTGAAGTATTTAAAATGGataagattaaaattaatttataagaatttaataaatatattattattaatttcagtTTAAATCAACAGTTTGGaccaaataaaattgatagaccAGTTAGCCTATCATGACATTGCATTGTGAGGGAGCTCAAATAGAAAAGGACTACCCACAGTAGGGGTGATTGTAATACCATTGATTAATTCATatcgaaagtggacaagattaagattaacttataagagtttgatgaatatattattattaacttcagtttaaatattttaatcaatgatTTAGACCAAATAAAATTAATAGACCTTTATGCCCGACCATGACAAAAGATATAACTCATATACATAGAATTTCTTTAATAATCcaaaaatattatcataaaaaaggagtcATAGAGGCAAACTACCACCATCGTttccaaataataaaataaataaact
Coding sequences within:
- the LOC135672265 gene encoding protein MIZU-KUSSEI 1-like, giving the protein MRTIMARSPSESFSFSKRHFQWIAGKGGDDKRQEGGKAEEETFTFSTIASSCDDNAPMKVEVAPPPARKKGPSPSAAAAAVSRLRSVLAAAIAGRHRPVGIGPRVTGTLFGHRRGHVYFAFQVDPRACPAVLIELTTPTSTLVREMASGLVRIALECERRAGGGKKLLEGPLWRAYFNGKKCGYAVRRECGPAEWRVLRAVEPVSTGAGVLPGDGGAYGEMMYMRARFERVVGSKDSEAFYMMNPDNSAGPELSIYLLRV